From Tautonia plasticadhaerens, the proteins below share one genomic window:
- a CDS encoding IS701 family transposase yields the protein MNRTYTPDLNPDVLDRLAAYAASFRADFNRPRQAAWCGVYLRGLVQDGDRKSVEPMAARVPLSEGLDVADPDQALQQFLGQSTWDEQAVLSRYRATMAAKFADPAGIFVIDDTTFPKQGTHSVGVQRQYCGALGKKANCQCAVSVHYVAPRGHYPLNMRLYLPEGWLADPKRLDKAKVPEAERRSLTKGQIALELLDRIRAEGLPGGLVVADSGYGVSGPFRDGLAERGLHYVVGVTDEMLVFTEEPRWDEPKAGTGGRPQKRRRLAEGSPRPVGLKELAARTPRRKVTWREGTKGPMWGRFAWLRVWPGQGWATGDCAGAEPIWLLIEEQADGKLKYAFSNLPADTSRIRAVRLWRSRWPVELGYQQMKEELGLDHHEGRSWRGFHHHACLVMLAFGFLTLERRRARRGRSRPGKKGEAERR from the coding sequence ATGAACCGGACCTACACCCCCGACTTAAACCCCGACGTCCTCGACCGCCTCGCCGCGTATGCCGCCTCCTTCCGCGCCGACTTCAACCGGCCCCGCCAGGCCGCCTGGTGCGGCGTCTACCTCCGCGGCCTGGTCCAGGACGGGGACCGCAAGAGCGTCGAGCCGATGGCCGCCCGCGTCCCCCTGTCGGAGGGGCTCGACGTCGCCGACCCCGACCAGGCCCTGCAGCAGTTCCTCGGCCAGAGCACCTGGGACGAGCAAGCGGTCCTGAGCCGCTACCGGGCCACGATGGCGGCGAAGTTCGCCGACCCGGCCGGCATCTTCGTGATCGATGACACCACCTTCCCCAAGCAGGGCACGCACTCCGTCGGCGTGCAGCGGCAGTACTGCGGCGCCCTGGGCAAGAAGGCCAACTGCCAGTGCGCCGTCAGCGTCCACTACGTCGCCCCGAGGGGGCACTACCCGCTGAACATGCGGCTCTACCTCCCGGAGGGCTGGCTGGCCGACCCGAAGCGACTGGATAAGGCCAAGGTGCCCGAGGCCGAGCGGCGGTCGCTGACCAAGGGTCAGATCGCCCTGGAGTTGCTCGACCGCATCCGCGCCGAAGGGCTGCCGGGCGGGCTCGTCGTGGCCGACAGCGGCTACGGCGTCTCGGGCCCGTTCCGCGACGGCCTGGCCGAGCGGGGCCTGCACTACGTCGTCGGCGTGACCGACGAGATGCTGGTCTTCACCGAGGAGCCGAGGTGGGACGAGCCCAAGGCCGGGACGGGCGGGCGGCCGCAGAAGCGGCGTCGCCTGGCCGAGGGCTCGCCCCGGCCGGTGGGCCTGAAGGAGCTGGCGGCGCGGACGCCGCGCCGGAAGGTGACGTGGCGGGAGGGGACCAAGGGCCCGATGTGGGGCCGATTCGCCTGGCTGCGCGTTTGGCCGGGCCAGGGATGGGCGACAGGCGATTGCGCCGGGGCGGAGCCGATCTGGCTGCTGATCGAGGAGCAGGCCGACGGCAAGCTGAAGTACGCCTTCAGCAACCTCCCGGCCGATACCAGCCGGATCCGCGCGGTGCGCCTGTGGCGGAGTCGCTGGCCGGTGGAGCTCGGGTACCAGCAGATGAAGGAGGAACTGGGGCTGGACCACCACGAGGGCCGCTCGTGGCGGGGCTTCCACCATCACGCCTGCCTGGTGATGTTGGCCTTCGGGTTCCTCACCCTGGAGCGACGCCGAGCCCGTCGGGGGCGATCCCGGCCGGGCAAAAAGGGGGAGGCCGAGCGCCGGTGA
- a CDS encoding PIN domain-containing protein: MDRVFLDANVLFAAAWRPDAALRRLWGLEEIELLSSGYAADEARRNLEEPAQRGRLTRLLRRVRLVEAEHFTLPRGVRLPEKDVPVLLAAIDGGATHLLTGDREHFGAYYGQRVAGVLILPPAEYPPLGPSPGTETSPAGA, translated from the coding sequence GTGGACCGCGTGTTCCTCGACGCCAACGTGCTCTTCGCCGCCGCCTGGCGCCCCGACGCCGCCCTGAGGAGGCTCTGGGGACTCGAGGAAATCGAGCTGCTATCGTCGGGCTACGCCGCCGATGAGGCCCGGCGGAATTTGGAGGAGCCGGCGCAGCGTGGTCGGCTGACGCGGCTGCTGCGGCGGGTCCGGCTGGTCGAGGCCGAGCACTTCACGCTGCCGCGTGGGGTCCGGCTGCCGGAGAAGGACGTGCCGGTGCTGCTAGCGGCGATCGACGGCGGGGCGACGCACCTGCTGACTGGCGATCGGGAGCACTTCGGGGCCTACTACGGCCAGCGGGTGGCGGGTGTCTTGATCCTCCCCCCTGCGGAGTATCCGCCCCTGGGCCCGTCTCCTGGGACGGAGACCTCTCCGGCGGGAGCTTGA
- a CDS encoding AbrB/MazE/SpoVT family DNA-binding domain-containing protein, with protein MAPEPSRVGKRGAVVIPAALRRRYGIEEGSLVVAEAREGGILIRPAVVLPVEVYTPERKAQFLLSNAVDADDYAAARRAVQAMGLDPDAVPHYKPDGA; from the coding sequence ATGGCCCCCGAGCCCAGCCGCGTGGGCAAGCGGGGCGCCGTGGTCATCCCCGCGGCGCTTCGCCGCCGCTACGGCATCGAGGAGGGCTCGCTCGTCGTCGCCGAGGCCCGCGAGGGCGGCATCCTCATCCGCCCGGCGGTGGTCCTCCCCGTCGAGGTCTACACCCCCGAGCGCAAGGCCCAGTTCCTCCTCTCCAACGCCGTCGACGCGGACGACTACGCCGCGGCGCGCCGGGCCGTGCAGGCGATGGGCCTGGACCCCGACGCGGTCCCCCACTACAAGCCCGACGGCGCCTGA
- a CDS encoding serine/threonine-protein kinase: protein MAAADRDLLFGLLALQNGLIDQGQLVAAFQAWTRDKARSLAEHLIDRGDLDAEARSGVEAMVALHLKQHASDAEKSLASLPVGRSTRERLEALKDPDLTATIAHVGSGSGPSEADAEATTTFAVGSTTADGQRFRVLRPHARGGLGAVFVALDGELNREVALKRILDHHADDPTSRQRFLLEAEITGGLEHPGIVPVYGLGAHADGRPYYAMRLIRGDSLKDAIERFYSDGRAEADAGVRSLALRKLLRRFLDVCNAIGYAHSRGVLHRDIKPGNVVVGKHGETLVVDWGLAKPTGRSDPSSCERTLMPFSASGSAETLPGSALGTPAYMSPEQAAGDLDQFGPAIDVYSLGATLYCLLTGKAPFEGDDPGAVLRRVQQGDFPPPRQLDPSTDKALEAVCLKAMALNPADRYPTARALAEDLDRWLADEPVTAWRESISLRARRWARRNRTVAAAATVALVVGLVGLAAVAAVQARANGQLRLANWATNLALVATRKAQAETAAALDQSEESREQAEAAVDFLVEAFRSPDPWLDGRQVKIADVLDRAAERLDKEFAGSQVTRGKLLDALGLTFQGLGLYVKAVDLHSKARDACVSALGPQDPYTLLVCNNLAHAYIFAGRLDEAIPLTETTLAVREEKFGPEHEDTLVSRANLALAYQMTGRTAESIPLFRGTLKTMESTLGPDHDGTLAVRNDLANALMVAGITEEAARLFRLTLELREAKRGPDHPDTLVSRANLAWAYQETGRTAEAIPLYEETLETMEAKPDLGPDHHYTLWCRSSLATAFASVRNWETAERLFQETVDRRRSVDKPDSPFLAGDLAELGRLLLR, encoded by the coding sequence ATGGCCGCCGCCGACCGCGACCTCCTCTTCGGCCTGCTCGCCCTCCAGAATGGGCTGATCGACCAAGGCCAGCTGGTTGCCGCCTTCCAGGCCTGGACGCGCGACAAGGCCCGCTCGCTGGCCGAGCACCTGATCGACCGCGGCGACCTCGACGCTGAGGCACGCTCGGGCGTCGAGGCGATGGTCGCCCTGCACCTGAAGCAACACGCCAGCGACGCGGAGAAGAGCCTCGCCTCGCTGCCCGTCGGACGCTCCACCCGCGAGCGGCTCGAGGCCCTCAAGGACCCGGACCTGACGGCCACCATCGCCCACGTCGGCAGCGGCTCCGGCCCCTCCGAGGCCGACGCCGAGGCCACGACGACCTTCGCCGTCGGCTCGACCACTGCCGACGGCCAGCGCTTCCGTGTCCTGCGGCCGCACGCCCGCGGCGGCCTAGGGGCGGTCTTCGTGGCGCTGGACGGGGAGCTCAACCGCGAGGTGGCGCTGAAGCGCATCCTCGACCACCACGCCGACGACCCGACCAGCCGCCAGCGCTTTCTGCTGGAGGCCGAGATCACCGGGGGCCTGGAGCACCCGGGCATCGTCCCGGTCTACGGCCTGGGCGCGCATGCCGACGGCCGCCCCTACTACGCCATGCGGCTCATCCGCGGCGACAGCCTCAAGGACGCCATCGAGCGGTTCTATTCCGACGGGCGGGCGGAGGCCGATGCCGGCGTCCGGTCGCTGGCCTTGCGCAAGTTGCTGCGTCGGTTCCTGGACGTCTGCAACGCCATCGGGTACGCCCACAGCCGGGGCGTGCTGCACCGGGACATCAAGCCGGGCAACGTCGTCGTCGGCAAGCACGGCGAGACCCTGGTCGTCGACTGGGGCCTGGCCAAGCCGACCGGCCGGTCGGACCCATCGTCGTGTGAGAGAACGCTGATGCCGTTCTCAGCCAGCGGCTCGGCCGAGACGCTGCCCGGCAGCGCCCTGGGTACGCCGGCCTACATGAGCCCCGAGCAGGCCGCCGGCGACCTGGACCAGTTCGGACCGGCCATTGACGTCTACTCGCTCGGCGCCACGCTCTATTGCCTACTCACGGGCAAGGCCCCGTTCGAGGGGGATGATCCCGGCGCCGTCCTCCGGCGCGTGCAGCAGGGCGACTTTCCGCCACCACGTCAGCTCGACCCGTCGACCGACAAGGCCTTGGAAGCCGTCTGCCTGAAGGCCATGGCCTTGAATCCAGCGGATCGCTATCCGACGGCCCGGGCCCTGGCCGAGGACCTCGACCGCTGGCTGGCCGACGAGCCGGTGACGGCCTGGCGCGAATCGATCTCCCTCCGGGCACGGCGGTGGGCGCGGCGGAATCGCACGGTGGCGGCGGCCGCGACCGTGGCGCTGGTCGTCGGTCTGGTCGGGTTGGCGGCCGTCGCGGCCGTCCAGGCGCGGGCCAACGGCCAGCTGCGGCTGGCCAACTGGGCGACGAACCTGGCGTTGGTGGCCACCAGGAAGGCGCAGGCCGAGACCGCCGCGGCACTGGATCAGTCGGAGGAATCCCGCGAGCAGGCCGAGGCGGCCGTCGACTTCCTGGTGGAAGCGTTCCGCAGTCCGGACCCCTGGCTGGACGGTCGTCAGGTGAAGATCGCTGACGTCCTCGACCGGGCCGCTGAGCGGCTCGATAAGGAATTCGCCGGCTCCCAGGTAACCCGGGGGAAGCTGCTCGACGCGCTGGGTCTGACGTTCCAGGGGCTGGGCCTGTATGTCAAGGCAGTGGACCTCCACTCGAAGGCACGCGATGCCTGCGTGTCCGCTTTGGGCCCCCAGGATCCATACACCCTACTCGTCTGCAACAATCTTGCCCATGCCTATATATTCGCAGGGCGTCTGGACGAGGCGATCCCCCTGACCGAAACGACGCTGGCAGTCCGAGAGGAGAAATTCGGCCCGGAGCACGAGGACACGCTCGTCAGCCGCGCAAATCTTGCGCTGGCCTACCAGATGACCGGACGGACGGCCGAGTCAATCCCCTTGTTCAGGGGGACGCTCAAGACCATGGAATCAACGCTGGGCCCCGATCACGACGGCACGCTGGCCGTCCGCAACGATCTGGCCAATGCCCTCATGGTCGCCGGAATCACCGAGGAGGCGGCCCGATTGTTTAGGTTGACGCTCGAACTCCGGGAGGCGAAGCGCGGGCCTGACCACCCGGATACGCTCGTCAGCCGCGCGAACCTCGCCTGGGCCTACCAGGAGACCGGACGGACGGCCGAGGCGATCCCGCTGTACGAGGAGACCCTCGAGACGATGGAAGCGAAGCCGGACTTGGGCCCCGACCACCACTACACCCTCTGGTGCCGCTCCAGCCTCGCCACGGCATTCGCGTCGGTCCGGAACTGGGAAACGGCCGAGCGCCTGTTCCAAGAAACGGTGGATCGGCGCCGCAGCGTCGATAAGCCGGACAGTCCCTTCCTGGCGGGTGACCTCGCCGAACTCGGACGACTCTTGCTCCGGTAG
- a CDS encoding DUF5996 family protein, giving the protein MDHQPRSLSSDWPALPYRDWATTASALHLWTQVVGKIRLVQAPWTNHSWHVPLYLSARGLTTSPIPYGGAIFELTFDFLDQELVIQSAAGDRRAVPLRSQSVAEFYRAVMDGTRAIGVDVPISTVPSELADGIPFEEDTEHREYDPRAATRFWRALLQMDRVFKEFRARFIGKASPVHFFWGSFDLAVTRFSGRAAPPHPAGIPNLPDWVAREAYSHEVSSAGFWPGGPSSDAVFYSYAYPPPDGFAAAPVRPAGARWDDQLGEFVLPYEAVRTSTSPDETLLEFLQSTYEAAADRASWDRAGLERVLPPLNRHG; this is encoded by the coding sequence ATGGATCACCAGCCCCGGTCCCTGAGTTCCGATTGGCCCGCCCTGCCTTATCGGGACTGGGCGACGACCGCCTCGGCCCTCCACCTCTGGACCCAGGTCGTCGGCAAGATCCGCCTGGTCCAGGCCCCCTGGACCAACCACTCCTGGCACGTCCCGCTGTACCTGTCGGCCCGGGGCCTGACGACCTCGCCGATCCCCTACGGCGGGGCCATCTTCGAGCTAACCTTCGACTTCCTCGACCAGGAGTTGGTGATCCAGTCGGCGGCCGGCGATCGGCGTGCCGTCCCGCTGCGGAGCCAGTCCGTGGCGGAGTTCTACCGGGCGGTGATGGACGGGACCCGTGCGATCGGGGTCGACGTGCCCATCTCTACCGTGCCGAGCGAGCTGGCCGACGGCATCCCCTTCGAGGAGGACACCGAGCACCGGGAATACGACCCCCGGGCCGCGACGAGGTTCTGGCGGGCTCTGCTCCAGATGGACCGGGTCTTCAAGGAGTTCCGGGCGCGGTTCATCGGCAAGGCCAGTCCGGTGCATTTCTTCTGGGGCAGCTTCGACCTGGCCGTCACGCGGTTCTCCGGCCGGGCCGCGCCGCCGCACCCGGCGGGCATCCCGAACCTCCCGGACTGGGTCGCCCGGGAGGCCTACTCGCACGAGGTCAGCAGCGCCGGGTTCTGGCCGGGGGGCCCGTCGAGCGACGCGGTGTTCTACTCGTACGCCTACCCGCCTCCCGACGGCTTCGCCGCCGCCCCCGTCCGCCCGGCCGGAGCCCGTTGGGATGATCAGCTCGGGGAGTTCGTGCTCCCCTACGAGGCGGTCCGGACCTCGACCTCGCCGGACGAGACGCTGCTGGAGTTCCTCCAGAGCACCTATGAGGCGGCCGCCGACCGGGCCTCCTGGGACCGAGCGGGGCTGGAGCGTGTCCTGCCGCCCCTCAATCGACACGGCTGA
- a CDS encoding excisionase family DNA-binding protein: MDHGPPQPIEDPGHRAAGEDDRLLAAEASRRLAAPHDRQARLQFGAAGRDAEVVDLPAAALPLLRQLLDGIAAGEPVAVVAGDDELSTQQAADLLGVSRPFLVGLLERGAMPFRKVGAHRRVRACDLDHYRRREDAERLKALGELSAQAQELGLGY; the protein is encoded by the coding sequence GTGGACCATGGCCCGCCGCAGCCCATCGAAGACCCCGGCCACCGCGCGGCCGGCGAGGATGACCGCCTCCTCGCCGCCGAGGCCAGCCGCCGCCTGGCCGCGCCGCACGATCGACAGGCCCGCTTGCAGTTCGGGGCCGCCGGCCGCGACGCCGAGGTCGTCGACCTGCCCGCCGCCGCCCTGCCGCTGCTCCGCCAGCTCCTGGACGGCATCGCTGCCGGCGAGCCGGTGGCCGTCGTCGCCGGCGACGACGAGCTGTCTACCCAGCAGGCCGCCGACCTGCTGGGCGTCTCCCGGCCCTTCCTGGTCGGCCTGCTGGAGCGCGGCGCCATGCCGTTTCGCAAGGTCGGCGCCCACCGCCGCGTCCGGGCGTGCGACCTGGACCACTACCGTCGCCGGGAGGACGCCGAGCGGCTCAAGGCCCTCGGCGAGCTGTCCGCCCAGGCCCAGGAGCTGGGGCTGGGCTACTGA
- a CDS encoding PDDEXK family nuclease, giving the protein MATRTDPRDPPPADQPETRILVRGVDEDLIDRILALPRGPKRIPRLAWLDGDMELLSFPTRESIAEMPPAPPPSEGAEDRIRLRGVDHALFGRLTALGGNPTKRLARNGADAPSPAPRTGRLDLVGLKATGVPSFGTGRVTLARPDAARGKIAEVAFYVAHVDRGPSRRVPAVDLGVHPPPDLAIEVALGRPLVDVERLYAGLGVPELWRCDGQAVCILRLGRDGRYDEQGRSDVVPGLWAADVMPVLATSDAPDDDRWGQATRRWAREDLANRPA; this is encoded by the coding sequence ATGGCCACCCGAACCGACCCGAGGGATCCGCCGCCGGCCGACCAGCCGGAGACCCGCATCCTGGTGCGCGGCGTCGACGAGGATCTCATCGACCGGATCCTCGCCCTCCCCCGCGGCCCCAAGCGCATCCCCCGGCTCGCCTGGCTCGACGGCGACATGGAGCTGCTGAGCTTCCCCACGCGCGAGTCGATCGCCGAGATGCCACCGGCACCGCCCCCCTCCGAAGGTGCCGAGGACCGCATCAGGCTCCGAGGCGTCGACCACGCCCTCTTCGGCCGCCTCACCGCCCTCGGCGGCAACCCCACCAAACGCCTGGCTCGAAACGGGGCTGATGCGCCCTCGCCCGCCCCTCGCACTGGGCGGCTCGATCTCGTCGGTTTGAAGGCCACGGGCGTGCCGTCCTTCGGGACCGGGCGAGTGACGCTGGCACGGCCCGACGCCGCCCGTGGCAAGATCGCCGAGGTCGCCTTCTACGTCGCCCACGTCGACCGCGGCCCGAGTCGGCGGGTGCCGGCCGTCGACCTCGGCGTGCACCCGCCGCCGGACCTGGCCATCGAGGTCGCCCTCGGACGACCCCTGGTCGATGTCGAGCGGCTGTACGCCGGCCTGGGCGTGCCGGAGCTGTGGCGCTGCGACGGCCAGGCGGTGTGCATCCTCCGGCTCGGCCGCGACGGCCGGTATGACGAGCAGGGGCGATCCGATGTCGTGCCGGGCCTGTGGGCGGCCGACGTGATGCCCGTGCTGGCGACGTCGGATGCGCCGGACGACGACCGCTGGGGGCAGGCGACCCGGCGTTGGGCCCGCGAGGACCTGGCCAACCGCCCCGCCTGA
- a CDS encoding transposase: protein MSLHPRPIGSVPEEAARVAHAAFPGGNTYIALRDELGTIFRDDDFADPYPSRGRPAESPWRLALVTVFQFAEGLSDRRAADAVRGRIDWKYALGLGLDDPGFDASVLCEFRARLVAGSAEGRLLDALLDLCRGRGWLKTRGRQRTDATHVLARVRNLDRLECVVETMRHVLNSLAAADPEWLRRQARAEWVERYGRRAEESRLPDSEEGRRAPAREVGKDGHALLAAAYDAGAPPSVARSPAVETLRRVWVQHFLVEAGGLRWRAEGDGIPPSAASINSPHDSEARYGKKRSTIWVGYKAHLTETCDDESPHLVVQVTTAPAPAADGDALAGIYEQLGRKDSLPGKHLADTGYIDAELLVSSRRDHGVELIGPTRPDYGWQALAGGGFTASDFAIDWEGSRATCPEGRVSSG from the coding sequence ATGTCGCTTCACCCACGGCCGATCGGATCGGTGCCCGAGGAGGCCGCCCGCGTCGCGCACGCCGCCTTCCCCGGTGGCAACACCTACATTGCCCTGCGCGATGAGCTGGGCACGATCTTCCGAGACGACGACTTCGCCGACCCGTACCCGAGCCGCGGCCGCCCCGCTGAGTCCCCCTGGCGGCTGGCCCTCGTGACCGTCTTCCAGTTCGCCGAGGGGCTGTCCGACCGCCGCGCCGCCGACGCGGTGCGCGGGCGGATCGACTGGAAGTACGCCCTCGGCCTGGGGCTCGACGACCCCGGCTTCGACGCCTCGGTCCTCTGCGAGTTCCGGGCGCGGCTCGTCGCCGGCTCGGCCGAGGGGCGGCTGCTCGACGCGCTCCTCGATCTCTGCCGCGGGCGCGGCTGGCTGAAGACCCGCGGCCGCCAGCGCACCGACGCGACGCACGTCCTGGCCCGCGTCCGCAACCTCGACCGGCTCGAGTGCGTCGTCGAGACGATGCGCCACGTCCTGAACAGCCTGGCAGCGGCGGACCCAGAGTGGCTCCGCCGTCAGGCCCGGGCGGAGTGGGTCGAGCGCTACGGCCGGCGAGCCGAGGAGTCCCGGCTCCCGGACTCCGAGGAGGGCCGCCGCGCCCCCGCCCGGGAGGTCGGCAAGGACGGCCACGCCCTGCTGGCGGCGGCCTACGACGCCGGCGCCCCGCCCTCGGTCGCGCGATCGCCGGCGGTCGAGACGCTGCGCCGGGTCTGGGTCCAGCACTTCCTGGTCGAGGCCGGCGGGCTGCGTTGGCGGGCCGAGGGTGACGGCATCCCGCCCTCCGCCGCGTCGATCAACTCGCCTCACGACTCCGAGGCCCGGTACGGCAAGAAGCGGTCGACGATCTGGGTGGGCTACAAGGCCCACCTGACCGAGACGTGCGACGACGAGTCGCCCCACCTGGTCGTCCAGGTGACGACCGCGCCGGCGCCGGCGGCCGACGGCGATGCCCTGGCCGGGATCTACGAGCAGCTGGGCCGGAAGGATTCGCTGCCGGGCAAGCACCTAGCGGACACCGGCTACATCGACGCCGAGCTGCTGGTCAGCAGCCGCCGCGACCACGGCGTGGAGCTGATCGGGCCGACGCGGCCGGACTACGGCTGGCAGGCCCTGGCCGGCGGCGGCTTCACGGCGTCGGACTTCGCCATCGACTGGGAGGGCAGCCGGGCCACCTGCCCGGAGGGGCGCGTCAGCTCGGGG
- a CDS encoding helicase-related protein: MGKDLNLSDAQKKELHDRVDALDLGQGAGPKLKRLLHRGVGVHHAGLLPKYRLAVEDLFQRKLLPVVVCTETLAAGINLPARSVVLSSLVKGPFARRS; this comes from the coding sequence ATGGGCAAGGACCTCAACCTGTCCGACGCGCAGAAGAAGGAACTCCACGACCGGGTCGACGCGCTCGACCTCGGCCAGGGGGCCGGCCCCAAGCTCAAGCGACTGCTCCACCGCGGGGTCGGCGTCCACCACGCGGGGCTCCTGCCGAAGTACCGCCTCGCCGTCGAGGACCTCTTCCAGCGCAAGCTCCTCCCCGTCGTCGTCTGCACCGAGACCCTGGCGGCCGGCATCAACCTCCCGGCGCGCTCGGTGGTGCTCTCGTCGCTGGTGAAGGGCCCCTTCGCGCGAAGAAGCTGA
- a CDS encoding apiosidase-like domain-containing protein, translating to MARQGIRDVRRSARPAGRAAAALTVVVGWLASSASAPAQGLLVGDDGRHLARPAGTPFFWLGDTAWELFHRLDLDEARRYLDDRASKDFTVVQAVVLAELGGLDVPNPNGDLPLEDRDPSRPVDAYFEHVDVIVRLANDRGLVVGMLPTWGKYWKLDLPDSIFTPENARSFGRFLGARYREADLVWILGGDNTIEGPEERAIVDAMAAGLAEGDGGAHLMTYHPRGPGRSSDLVHGADWLDFHMYQSSHASRELDNGLFAEHDRALEPARPTLDGEPRYEAIPVGFYFRNADPLDRFDAFDVRRAAYWSLLAGAAGHTYGNNNVWQMWVPGRDPVLHADIPWWEAIDHPGAFQMRLVRRLFESRPFEKLEPDPAMIVGGPTSGGAKVRAARARDGSFAFIYSPMGEPFAVDDTRLSGRRIKQIWYDPRYGVAHHFHTRPRPPPSRASRPPAPARGTTGS from the coding sequence ATGGCGCGACAGGGCATCCGGGACGTCCGGCGATCGGCCCGCCCCGCCGGCCGGGCCGCGGCGGCCCTGACCGTGGTCGTCGGCTGGCTGGCGTCGTCGGCGTCGGCCCCCGCGCAGGGGCTCCTGGTGGGCGACGACGGCCGGCACCTCGCCCGACCGGCCGGCACCCCCTTCTTCTGGCTGGGCGACACGGCCTGGGAGCTGTTCCACCGCCTCGACCTCGACGAGGCCCGCCGCTACCTCGACGACCGGGCCTCCAAGGACTTCACCGTCGTCCAGGCGGTCGTCCTGGCCGAGCTGGGTGGCCTGGACGTTCCCAACCCCAACGGCGACCTGCCGCTGGAGGACCGCGACCCGAGCCGGCCGGTCGACGCCTACTTCGAGCACGTCGACGTGATCGTCCGGCTGGCGAACGACCGGGGGCTCGTCGTCGGCATGCTGCCGACCTGGGGGAAGTACTGGAAGCTCGACTTGCCCGATTCCATCTTCACGCCCGAGAACGCTCGGTCATTCGGCCGGTTCCTCGGCGCTCGCTACCGGGAGGCCGACCTCGTCTGGATCCTCGGCGGCGACAACACGATCGAGGGGCCCGAGGAGCGTGCCATCGTCGACGCCATGGCCGCCGGCCTGGCCGAGGGGGACGGCGGGGCACACCTGATGACCTACCACCCGAGGGGCCCCGGCCGGTCGTCCGACCTCGTCCACGGGGCCGACTGGCTGGATTTCCACATGTATCAGTCGTCTCATGCGTCCCGGGAGTTGGACAACGGCCTCTTCGCCGAGCACGACCGCGCGCTCGAGCCCGCCCGGCCGACGCTCGACGGAGAGCCGCGTTACGAGGCAATCCCCGTCGGTTTCTACTTCCGAAACGCCGACCCCCTGGACCGCTTCGACGCGTTCGACGTCCGCCGGGCTGCCTACTGGTCGCTCCTGGCCGGGGCGGCCGGGCACACCTACGGCAACAACAACGTCTGGCAGATGTGGGTCCCGGGCCGGGACCCCGTCCTGCACGCCGACATCCCCTGGTGGGAGGCGATCGACCACCCCGGCGCCTTCCAGATGCGGCTCGTCAGGCGGCTCTTCGAGTCCCGCCCCTTCGAGAAGCTGGAGCCCGACCCGGCGATGATCGTCGGCGGCCCGACCAGCGGGGGCGCCAAGGTCCGAGCCGCCCGCGCCCGGGACGGCTCCTTCGCCTTCATCTACTCGCCGATGGGGGAGCCGTTCGCCGTCGACGACACGAGGCTGAGCGGGCGTCGGATCAAGCAGATCTGGTACGATCCCCGCTACGGGGTCGCCCACCACTTTCACACACGGCCACGACCTCCGCCTTCCAGGGCTTCACGCCCCCCAGCTCCGGCCCGGGGCACGACTGGGTCTTGA